The following are from one region of the Achromobacter xylosoxidans genome:
- the purB gene encoding adenylosuccinate lyase gives MPVSVFDMQSLQHLWSTDELRAIFSEENRVQQWLDFEAALAEAQAELGIIPAAAAARIRAQATVANIDIAAMSAEIRRIKHSLVPALKQLQAGCGPDHGEWLHYGATTQDVVDTGVALQLKQAHAVFMRDLAAIGRELARLAQSHRDTPMAGRTHGVQALPITFGHKCAVWLDELSRHHERLKECEARVLVGMVVGAVGSQASLGEQAAEVERRTLAKLGLETAPISWAPARDRFTEYALVLAMIGATLSKIGNELFNLQRNEFAEVEEAFSEGKLGSSTMPHKRNPTSAENLAGLCRPLRANATLMLEGMVQEGERDGIAWKIEWKALPECCLIAGAMLFQAKNLLAGLRVDADAMALNLDRMRGYLLSEHVMLDLSERVGKQTAHEWIYEASMHGITHKLDFAQALRQHKDLANLLGEEEILRLTDPAGYLGQCAASVDRVVQRHQAGWLQA, from the coding sequence ATGCCCGTTTCCGTCTTCGACATGCAATCGCTCCAGCACCTGTGGAGCACCGATGAACTGCGCGCCATCTTCTCGGAAGAGAACCGCGTCCAGCAATGGCTGGATTTCGAGGCCGCGCTGGCCGAGGCCCAGGCCGAGCTGGGCATCATCCCGGCCGCCGCCGCCGCGCGGATCCGCGCCCAGGCGACGGTGGCCAATATCGACATCGCCGCGATGTCGGCCGAGATCCGCCGCATCAAGCACTCGCTGGTGCCGGCGCTCAAGCAATTGCAGGCGGGCTGCGGCCCCGACCATGGTGAGTGGCTGCATTACGGCGCCACCACCCAGGACGTGGTCGACACCGGCGTGGCGCTGCAGCTCAAGCAGGCCCATGCCGTCTTCATGCGCGACCTCGCCGCCATCGGCCGCGAGCTGGCGCGCCTGGCGCAAAGCCATCGCGACACGCCCATGGCAGGCCGCACCCATGGCGTGCAGGCGCTGCCCATCACCTTCGGGCACAAGTGCGCGGTGTGGCTGGACGAACTGTCGCGCCATCACGAGCGCCTGAAGGAATGCGAGGCGCGAGTGCTAGTGGGCATGGTGGTCGGCGCGGTCGGCAGCCAGGCCTCGCTGGGCGAACAGGCCGCCGAGGTCGAGCGCCGCACGCTGGCCAAGCTGGGGTTGGAGACCGCGCCGATCAGCTGGGCGCCGGCGCGCGACCGCTTCACCGAATACGCGCTGGTGCTGGCCATGATCGGCGCGACGCTGTCGAAGATCGGCAATGAACTGTTCAACCTGCAACGCAACGAATTCGCCGAAGTCGAGGAAGCCTTCTCGGAAGGCAAGCTGGGCTCGTCGACCATGCCCCACAAGCGCAACCCGACCTCGGCCGAGAACCTCGCCGGCCTGTGCCGGCCGCTGCGCGCCAATGCGACGCTGATGCTCGAAGGCATGGTGCAGGAAGGCGAGCGCGACGGCATTGCCTGGAAGATCGAATGGAAGGCGCTCCCCGAATGCTGCCTGATCGCCGGCGCCATGCTGTTCCAGGCCAAGAACCTGCTGGCCGGACTGCGCGTGGACGCCGACGCCATGGCGCTGAACCTGGACCGCATGCGCGGCTACCTGCTGTCCGAACACGTGATGCTGGACCTGTCCGAGCGCGTCGGCAAACAGACCGCGCACGAATGGATCTACGAAGCCTCGATGCACGGCATCACGCACAAGCTCGATTTCGCCCAGGCGCTGCGCCAGCACAAGGATCTGGCCAACCTGCTGGGCGAGGAAGAAATCCTGCGCCTGACCGATCCCGCGGGTTACCTGGGACAGTGTGCCGCCTCGGTGGACAGGGTGGTGCAGCGACATCAAGCCGGCTGGCTGCAAGCCTGA
- a CDS encoding IclR family transcriptional regulator, whose protein sequence is MSSENSPKPPVGVLERGISVLECFGEDHLRLSLRDLADRTGLDKATLLRLLGVFIKARMIYRYDSSTYALGPALLHMGMLYRDTFDLGSRLQPALRNIVAQTGETVAVYVRSGDDRICLYRENTTKEVRHHVEVGTRISLKDGGSSAHVLRAFTGGATPLARDIHEKGYAMTRSERVAEMASVAVPVFDADDTFVGALVVLGLASRHNEAAQRKAVEIARHELAQQGFRTAPPASWTPPASE, encoded by the coding sequence GTGTCAAGCGAGAATTCCCCTAAGCCGCCCGTCGGCGTGCTCGAACGCGGCATCTCCGTGCTGGAGTGCTTTGGCGAAGACCATCTGCGCCTTTCGCTGCGTGACCTAGCCGACCGCACCGGCCTGGACAAGGCCACGCTGCTGCGCCTGTTGGGCGTGTTCATCAAGGCGCGCATGATCTATCGCTACGACAGCAGCACCTACGCGCTGGGACCGGCGTTGCTGCACATGGGCATGCTGTATCGCGATACCTTCGACCTGGGCTCGCGCCTGCAGCCGGCGCTGCGCAACATCGTCGCGCAGACCGGCGAGACCGTGGCCGTGTACGTGCGCAGTGGCGACGACCGCATCTGCCTGTACCGCGAGAACACCACCAAGGAAGTGCGCCACCACGTCGAGGTCGGCACGCGCATCAGCCTGAAGGACGGCGGTTCGTCGGCGCACGTGCTGCGCGCCTTCACCGGCGGCGCCACGCCGCTGGCGCGCGACATCCATGAAAAGGGCTATGCCATGACCCGCTCCGAGCGGGTCGCGGAAATGGCGTCGGTGGCCGTGCCGGTGTTCGATGCCGACGATACCTTCGTCGGCGCGCTGGTGGTGCTGGGGCTGGCGTCGCGCCACAACGAGGCGGCGCAGCGCAAGGCGGTCGAGATCGCGCGCCACGAACTGGCGCAGCAGGGCTTTCGCACCGCGCCGCCCGCGTCCTGGACGCCGCCCGCATCCGAATGA
- a CDS encoding lysozyme inhibitor LprI family protein, which yields MPQPHSTRPPAYARKMRYAPAMKLLFTLGLATLWAGAQAASFDCNKAVSATERLICSDAETSALDGKLQGAYETALAATDAYGKKELAKEQRNWIKYARDICQDSACLQQAYTTRIAMLARNEKRIANGEVYSDCKLPGNQTVSGECVNVVSIRDPNSRVESFNQSLAHQKQNGRIIGCSRLIDLPVGVAGSNHSFGGSCVLQEGTQRKNVRICNDDMFGHFQVEPSTPQDASDKRLVDFTYAQCYGG from the coding sequence ATGCCCCAGCCGCATTCAACACGCCCACCCGCTTACGCACGGAAGATGCGGTATGCACCTGCGATGAAGCTTCTCTTTACGTTGGGCCTTGCAACTCTATGGGCTGGCGCCCAAGCCGCAAGTTTTGATTGCAACAAGGCCGTGAGCGCTACGGAAAGGTTGATCTGCAGCGATGCCGAGACATCCGCGCTGGATGGAAAATTGCAAGGGGCCTATGAAACAGCACTAGCCGCAACCGATGCCTATGGCAAGAAAGAGTTGGCTAAAGAACAGCGCAACTGGATTAAATACGCTCGTGACATTTGTCAAGACAGCGCCTGCCTGCAGCAAGCATACACAACCCGCATCGCCATGCTGGCGCGCAATGAGAAACGTATTGCCAATGGCGAGGTGTACTCGGACTGCAAGCTGCCGGGCAACCAAACCGTTAGTGGCGAATGCGTTAATGTTGTGTCGATTCGTGATCCCAACTCCCGTGTTGAATCGTTCAACCAATCGTTGGCGCATCAGAAGCAAAACGGCCGAATCATCGGTTGTAGCCGGCTGATTGATCTACCGGTTGGCGTCGCTGGGAGTAATCACAGTTTTGGCGGCTCCTGCGTATTGCAGGAAGGTACGCAGCGCAAGAACGTGAGGATCTGCAACGACGATATGTTCGGGCATTTCCAAGTAGAGCCGTCCACGCCACAGGATGCCTCAGACAAGCGCTTGGTCGACTTTACTTACGCACAATGCTATGGCGGTTGA
- a CDS encoding sulfurtransferase yields MYTTLISADELARALQDPQHRDIVVLDCGFELTDPQAGRRHYDAGHLPGAFHVHLEDTLSGPKTGRNGRHPLPDRAALARALAALGVNADTQVVAYDNAGGMYAARLWWLLRWIGHEAVAVLDGGAGAWKAAGQPFTTDAPAPRPAGALVVGEGRQATLDYLQLRQALAADARRVLDARAPDRYRGENETLDAVGGHIPGARNRFFRDNLGADGRFLPPAALRQAFLAQLDGLAPDAVVCQCGSGVTACHNLLAMEIAGLSGAALYPGSWSEWSAQPDAPVATGANP; encoded by the coding sequence ATGTACACCACCCTGATCAGCGCGGACGAACTGGCCCGCGCCCTGCAAGACCCGCAACACCGCGACATCGTGGTGCTGGACTGCGGCTTCGAGCTGACGGATCCGCAGGCGGGCCGCCGCCACTACGATGCCGGCCACCTGCCGGGCGCGTTCCACGTGCATCTGGAAGACACCCTCAGCGGCCCCAAGACCGGCCGCAACGGCCGCCACCCGCTGCCCGACCGCGCCGCGCTGGCGCGGGCCCTGGCGGCGCTGGGCGTGAACGCGGACACCCAGGTGGTCGCCTACGACAATGCCGGCGGCATGTACGCGGCGCGCCTGTGGTGGCTGCTGCGCTGGATCGGCCACGAGGCCGTGGCGGTGCTCGATGGCGGCGCAGGCGCCTGGAAGGCCGCGGGCCAGCCGTTCACGACCGATGCGCCGGCGCCGCGCCCGGCGGGAGCCCTGGTCGTCGGCGAGGGCCGCCAAGCCACGCTGGACTACCTCCAGCTGCGCCAGGCGCTGGCCGCCGACGCGCGCCGGGTGCTGGACGCGCGCGCCCCCGACCGCTACCGGGGCGAGAACGAGACCCTGGACGCGGTGGGCGGACACATCCCCGGCGCCCGCAACCGGTTCTTTCGCGACAACCTCGGCGCCGACGGGCGCTTCCTGCCCCCCGCCGCGCTACGCCAGGCCTTCCTGGCGCAGCTCGATGGCCTGGCGCCGGACGCTGTGGTGTGCCAATGCGGTTCCGGCGTCACCGCGTGCCACAATCTATTGGCCATGGAAATCGCGGGCCTGTCCGGCGCGGCCCTCTACCCCGGCTCGTGGAGCGAATGGAGCGCGCAACCCGACGCGCCCGTCGCCACGGGCGCCAACCCCTGA
- a CDS encoding MmgE/PrpD family protein has product MTSSAEHTLVTHLADLQRRQISPTTRARLAQALLDWFTAGWSAAGTPAAAGYRRVALDCQPGAGPAPVFGGPVVNANGAAFANAAIAHIREIDDAHRAAMLHPGVVSVTPALALAADGGMTQRQVADAIIAGYEVSLRLGEALGTRHAAGFHATATAGAVGAAAAAGVALGLAPAPLHHALGIGATQAAGLWQLVDDNAHEAKSLHPAFAVRNGLAAAYAARAGLPGAQRFATGARGLYALLAGDGPLDALAGGLDASERLNTATIKAWPCCAQLFTPLDATRELLDAHAPTPDEIESVDIEIFTHALKIAGVDWPATPAQTCFSLRYVVARLLLTGGLGIEDMESTDLQAPDLVALARRITVRTSDAFQREFPRLRPCRVTLILKDGRRLSALRQLRRGDPEDPYDWPALQARMRAFAPTMDDAAARAIVAWCERFTDEGNDARACLPEPALFGCAAPR; this is encoded by the coding sequence ATGACTTCCTCCGCTGAGCACACCCTGGTGACCCACCTGGCCGATCTGCAACGGCGCCAGATCTCCCCGACCACGCGCGCGCGGCTGGCGCAGGCGCTGCTGGACTGGTTCACGGCGGGCTGGTCCGCCGCGGGCACGCCGGCCGCGGCCGGCTATCGGCGCGTGGCGCTGGACTGCCAGCCGGGCGCGGGACCGGCGCCCGTCTTCGGCGGCCCGGTGGTCAACGCCAATGGCGCGGCCTTCGCCAATGCCGCCATCGCCCATATCCGCGAAATCGACGACGCCCACCGTGCCGCCATGCTGCACCCGGGCGTGGTGTCGGTCACGCCAGCGCTGGCGCTCGCGGCGGATGGCGGCATGACGCAGCGGCAGGTCGCGGATGCCATCATCGCCGGCTACGAAGTTTCATTGCGCCTGGGCGAGGCCCTGGGCACACGCCACGCGGCGGGGTTTCATGCCACCGCGACGGCGGGCGCGGTGGGCGCGGCCGCCGCTGCCGGGGTGGCCCTGGGGCTGGCGCCGGCGCCCCTGCACCACGCGCTCGGCATCGGCGCCACCCAGGCGGCGGGGCTGTGGCAACTAGTGGACGACAACGCGCACGAAGCCAAGTCGCTGCATCCGGCCTTCGCGGTGCGCAACGGCCTGGCCGCGGCCTATGCCGCGCGCGCCGGCCTGCCGGGCGCGCAACGCTTCGCCACCGGCGCGCGCGGGCTGTACGCGCTGCTGGCGGGCGACGGTCCGCTGGACGCGCTGGCGGGCGGCCTCGACGCCAGCGAGCGGTTGAACACCGCCACCATCAAGGCCTGGCCCTGCTGCGCCCAGCTCTTCACGCCGCTGGATGCCACCCGCGAGCTGTTGGACGCGCACGCGCCGACGCCCGACGAAATCGAATCGGTCGACATCGAGATATTCACGCACGCGCTGAAGATCGCCGGCGTCGACTGGCCCGCCACGCCCGCGCAGACCTGCTTCTCGCTGCGCTACGTGGTGGCGCGGCTGCTGCTCACTGGCGGGCTGGGCATCGAAGACATGGAGTCCACGGATCTGCAGGCGCCCGACCTGGTGGCGCTGGCGCGCCGCATCACGGTGCGCACCAGCGACGCCTTCCAACGCGAATTTCCGCGCCTGCGGCCATGCCGGGTGACCCTGATACTGAAGGATGGGCGCCGACTGAGCGCGTTGCGCCAGTTGCGGCGCGGCGATCCCGAAGACCCTTACGACTGGCCCGCGCTGCAGGCGCGCATGCGCGCCTTTGCGCCGACCATGGATGACGCCGCCGCCCGCGCCATCGTGGCCTGGTGCGAACGCTTCACGGACGAGGGCAATGACGCGCGGGCGTGCCTGCCGGAGCCCGCGCTGTTCGGCTGCGCGGCGCCGCGCTAG
- a CDS encoding molybdopterin guanine dinucleotide-containing S/N-oxide reductase — protein sequence MIDASSHPPRPDSGRLSHSAHWGVFSAAWKDGALDVRPHPGDPDPNPLIQNFTNALDHPARVTTPMVRRGWLERGPGPDARRGSDDYVPLGWDDALDLLAAELRRVRDQHGPQAVFGGSYGWSSAGRFHHAQSQVHRFLNTALGGYVRSVNSYSAGASAVILPHILGSMDDVARRNVTWEQIVAHTDVVLAFGGMALKNSRVASGGISRHIERDSMRQAARRGCRFLNISPLASDLPADAAAQWVRAVPGTDVALMLALVHELVANGWHDQPFLRDFCEGWDGFEDYLMGRADGQAKDPAWAAPICGVPAADIARIARLLPGKRVLVTVAHSLQRAEHGEQPVWMGAVLAAALGQLGLPGGGYAYALGTLAHYGKRSNAVPVASLPQGVNGVKAFIPVARIADMLLQPGKPFDYNGKRMDYPHIRLAYWAGGNPFHHHQDLKRLSRAFATLDTFVVHEIGWTATARHADIVLPCTMTLEREDIGGAPTDPLLVAMHRIAAPNGLARDDYDIFADLAERLGTREAFTEGRSSGEWLRHLYERTRAALEEKGLEAPDFDQFWTRGELTLPQQDDDGGILRAFRDDPAGKPLPTPSGKVQISSPTVAGFGYPDCPGHPAWLTPQDAPTPAHPLFLVANQPATRLHSQLDFGAHSASQKRQGREVCTLHPRDAAARGIGEGDIVRLFNDRGACLASATLSDRIMPGVAQLPTGAWYDPVRDERGEVTLCGHGNPNILTRDAGTSSLAQGCSGQLTTVQIELHDGPLPPIRAFEPPPTAASAR from the coding sequence ATGATCGACGCCTCTTCCCACCCTCCCCGTCCCGACAGCGGCCGCCTGTCCCATAGCGCGCACTGGGGCGTGTTCTCGGCCGCCTGGAAAGACGGCGCGCTCGACGTCCGGCCGCATCCGGGCGATCCCGACCCCAACCCGCTGATCCAGAACTTCACCAACGCGCTCGACCATCCGGCGCGCGTCACCACGCCGATGGTGCGGCGCGGCTGGCTGGAACGCGGGCCGGGTCCGGACGCGCGCCGGGGAAGCGACGATTACGTGCCGCTCGGCTGGGACGACGCGCTGGACCTGCTGGCCGCCGAACTGCGCCGGGTGCGCGACCAGCACGGCCCGCAAGCGGTGTTCGGCGGTTCGTATGGCTGGTCCAGCGCCGGCCGCTTCCATCACGCGCAGAGCCAGGTGCACCGCTTTCTGAACACGGCGCTGGGCGGCTACGTGCGCTCGGTCAACAGCTACAGCGCGGGCGCCTCGGCCGTGATCCTGCCGCACATCCTGGGCAGCATGGACGACGTGGCTCGCCGCAACGTCACCTGGGAACAGATCGTGGCGCACACCGACGTGGTGCTGGCCTTCGGCGGCATGGCGCTGAAGAACTCGCGCGTGGCCAGCGGCGGCATCAGCCGGCACATCGAGCGCGACTCGATGCGCCAGGCCGCGCGACGCGGCTGCCGCTTCCTGAACATCAGTCCGCTGGCCTCCGACCTGCCGGCGGACGCGGCGGCGCAGTGGGTGCGCGCCGTACCCGGCACCGACGTGGCGCTGATGCTGGCGCTGGTGCATGAGCTGGTGGCCAATGGCTGGCATGACCAGCCATTCCTGCGCGACTTCTGCGAAGGCTGGGATGGCTTCGAGGACTACCTGATGGGCCGCGCGGACGGCCAGGCCAAGGATCCGGCCTGGGCCGCGCCGATCTGCGGCGTGCCGGCCGCGGACATCGCGCGGATCGCGCGGTTGCTGCCGGGCAAGCGCGTGCTGGTGACCGTGGCGCATTCGCTGCAACGCGCCGAACATGGCGAACAGCCGGTCTGGATGGGCGCGGTGCTGGCCGCGGCGCTGGGGCAGCTGGGATTGCCGGGCGGCGGCTACGCCTACGCGCTCGGCACGCTGGCGCACTACGGCAAGCGCAGCAACGCGGTGCCGGTGGCGTCGTTGCCGCAGGGCGTGAACGGCGTCAAGGCGTTCATCCCCGTGGCGCGCATCGCCGACATGCTGCTGCAACCTGGCAAGCCGTTCGACTACAACGGCAAGCGCATGGACTACCCGCACATCCGCCTGGCCTATTGGGCGGGCGGCAACCCGTTCCACCATCACCAGGACCTCAAGCGCCTGTCGCGCGCCTTCGCCACGCTCGACACCTTCGTGGTCCACGAGATCGGCTGGACCGCCACCGCGCGTCACGCCGACATCGTGCTGCCCTGCACGATGACGCTGGAACGCGAGGACATCGGCGGCGCGCCCACCGATCCGCTGCTGGTGGCCATGCACCGCATCGCCGCCCCCAACGGCCTGGCGCGCGACGACTACGACATCTTCGCCGACCTGGCCGAACGGCTGGGCACGCGCGAGGCCTTCACCGAAGGCCGCAGCAGCGGCGAATGGCTGCGCCACCTGTATGAAAGAACCCGCGCGGCCCTCGAGGAAAAAGGCCTGGAGGCGCCGGACTTCGACCAGTTCTGGACGCGCGGCGAGTTGACCCTGCCGCAGCAGGACGACGACGGCGGCATCCTGCGCGCGTTCCGCGACGATCCCGCCGGCAAGCCGCTGCCCACGCCCAGCGGCAAAGTCCAGATCAGCTCGCCGACCGTGGCCGGCTTCGGCTACCCCGATTGCCCCGGCCATCCTGCCTGGCTGACGCCACAGGACGCGCCGACGCCGGCGCATCCGCTGTTCCTGGTCGCCAACCAGCCCGCCACCCGCCTGCACAGCCAGCTGGATTTCGGCGCTCACAGCGCGTCGCAAAAGCGTCAGGGGCGAGAAGTGTGCACGCTGCATCCCCGCGACGCCGCGGCCCGCGGCATCGGCGAAGGCGACATCGTGCGGCTGTTCAACGACCGCGGCGCCTGCCTGGCCAGCGCCACGCTCAGCGACCGCATCATGCCCGGCGTGGCGCAACTGCCCACCGGCGCCTGGTACGACCCGGTGCGGGACGAGCGCGGCGAGGTGACGCTATGCGGCCACGGCAATCCCAACATCCTGACGCGCGACGCCGGCACCTCGTCGCTGGCGCAAGGTTGCAGCGGCCAATTGACGACGGTGCAGATCGAGCTCCATGACGGGCCGTTGCCGCCGATCCGGGCCTTCGAGCCCCCTCCCACGGCAGCGTCCGCGCGCTGA
- a CDS encoding carboxymuconolactone decarboxylase family protein has translation MLQNWTDTLANNRKAGEALGKHNPQLLTAFRALNQAQGATGTLDAKTRELIALAVAVTTRCDGCIAAHADAARKAGVTELELSEALSTAIALNAGAAYVYSLRAMDALTAGQG, from the coding sequence ATGTTGCAGAACTGGACCGACACCCTCGCCAACAACCGCAAGGCCGGCGAGGCCCTGGGCAAGCACAACCCGCAGCTGCTGACCGCGTTCCGCGCTCTGAACCAGGCGCAGGGCGCCACCGGCACGCTGGACGCCAAGACGCGCGAGCTGATCGCGCTGGCGGTGGCCGTCACCACGCGCTGCGACGGCTGCATCGCCGCGCACGCCGACGCCGCCCGCAAGGCCGGCGTGACGGAACTGGAGCTGAGCGAGGCCTTGAGCACCGCCATCGCCCTGAACGCGGGCGCCGCCTATGTGTATTCGTTGCGTGCGATGGACGCGCTGACGGCGGGTCAGGGTTGA
- a CDS encoding FAD-binding oxidoreductase, giving the protein MPNQIDALAAALGAIVGPSHVLTHAADTARYTADWRRNFPGAARAVARPADTAEVSRVVALCAAQGVAVVPQGGNTGLVGGSTPDASGREVVLSLDRMTAVRRVDALDNSITLEAGCTVLAAQQAAAEAGRLFALSLASEGSATIGGVVSTNAGGEQVLRYGNTRELTLGLEVVLADGSVLPQLGTLRKDNTGYDLKQLFIGGEGTLGVVTAAAFRLYALPRKVVTAWAAVPTPQAAVDLLARLTDAVGERVTAFELIGRQTLEQVLAHPLDGMRDPLAQPSPWTVLFDVSETSALMDPEPAVEGVLEAAMEHGGVTDAVIAASGRQAHELWALREHVPEAQRLDGPSIKHDISVAVSRIPEFIATAGARLQALMPGIRIVCFGHVGDGNLHYNQSKPLAMDDAAFRAQEDAVHDIVHDVAARLDGSISAEHGIGRLKQHAFLQYKPAVSVDVMQRIKHALDPRGTFNPGRLLPRPAHHS; this is encoded by the coding sequence ATGCCGAATCAGATCGATGCACTCGCCGCCGCGCTGGGCGCCATCGTCGGGCCGTCCCACGTCCTGACCCATGCGGCCGACACGGCCCGCTACACGGCGGACTGGCGCCGCAATTTTCCCGGCGCCGCGCGCGCCGTGGCGCGCCCGGCCGATACGGCCGAAGTCTCGCGGGTGGTGGCGCTGTGCGCGGCGCAGGGCGTGGCGGTGGTGCCGCAAGGCGGCAACACCGGCCTGGTGGGCGGCTCGACCCCCGACGCCTCCGGCCGCGAAGTGGTGCTGAGCCTGGACCGCATGACGGCGGTGCGCCGGGTCGACGCGCTGGACAACAGCATCACGCTGGAAGCCGGCTGCACGGTGCTGGCCGCCCAGCAGGCGGCCGCCGAGGCTGGCCGGCTGTTCGCGTTGTCGCTGGCATCGGAAGGCAGCGCCACCATCGGCGGCGTGGTCTCCACCAACGCCGGCGGCGAACAGGTGCTGCGCTATGGCAATACCCGCGAACTGACGTTGGGGTTGGAAGTGGTGCTGGCCGACGGCAGCGTGCTGCCGCAACTGGGCACGCTGCGCAAGGACAACACCGGCTACGACCTCAAGCAGCTCTTCATCGGCGGCGAGGGCACGCTGGGCGTGGTCACCGCGGCGGCCTTCCGGCTCTACGCCCTGCCCCGCAAGGTGGTGACGGCCTGGGCCGCGGTGCCGACGCCGCAGGCGGCGGTGGACCTGTTGGCGCGCCTGACCGACGCGGTCGGCGAGCGCGTCACGGCCTTCGAACTGATCGGTCGCCAGACGCTGGAACAGGTGCTGGCGCACCCGCTGGACGGCATGCGCGATCCGCTGGCGCAGCCCTCGCCCTGGACCGTGCTGTTCGATGTGTCCGAGACGTCGGCCTTGATGGACCCGGAACCGGCCGTCGAGGGCGTGCTCGAGGCCGCGATGGAACACGGCGGCGTGACCGATGCGGTGATCGCCGCCTCCGGCCGTCAGGCGCATGAACTGTGGGCGCTGCGTGAGCACGTGCCGGAGGCGCAGCGGCTGGACGGCCCCTCCATCAAGCACGACATCTCGGTCGCGGTGTCGCGCATTCCCGAATTCATCGCCACCGCCGGCGCCCGCCTGCAGGCCCTGATGCCGGGCATCCGCATCGTCTGCTTCGGCCACGTCGGCGACGGCAACCTGCACTACAACCAGAGCAAGCCGCTGGCGATGGACGACGCCGCCTTCCGGGCCCAAGAGGACGCGGTGCACGACATCGTGCACGACGTCGCCGCGCGGCTGGACGGCTCGATCTCGGCCGAGCACGGCATCGGCCGCCTCAAGCAACACGCCTTCCTGCAATACAAACCCGCCGTCTCGGTGGACGTCATGCAACGCATCAAGCACGCGCTCGACCCGCGCGGCACGTTCAATCCGGGCCGGCTGCTGCCCCGCCCGGCCCATCACTCCTAA
- a CDS encoding Bug family tripartite tricarboxylate transporter substrate binding protein translates to MGISFASGAMRRLGRRAALVAALGLAALACGQAQAAFPERPITLVVGFPPGGGGDLYGRLIATAMGKTLGQTVIVENRPGAGGNIAAGLVAKAAPDGYTILLAMSGNLAVSPALKPQSLPYKVPDDFALIGLILEAPHGLFVATPSHFKTAREVIDAAKQKELTFASTGTGGAAHIGMETIKELGHLKLLHVPYKGSGPAITDMLGGQIDMFFATASPLVPQVQQGQLRVLALTGRQRSPILPDVPTFKELGIDMTMTQWYGLAAPAGTPPAVLKVLSEHLSRALADPTVQNTIRKDAAMERDLPMDQFKQYILDDIANYRKAATPDLLKQIGQ, encoded by the coding sequence ATGGGCATTTCCTTCGCAAGCGGCGCCATGCGCCGGCTGGGCCGGCGCGCCGCCCTCGTCGCGGCGCTGGGGCTGGCGGCACTGGCCTGCGGCCAGGCGCAGGCGGCATTTCCCGAGCGTCCCATCACCCTGGTGGTCGGCTTTCCGCCGGGCGGCGGCGGCGACCTCTATGGCCGCCTGATCGCCACCGCCATGGGCAAGACCCTGGGGCAGACCGTGATCGTCGAAAACCGGCCGGGCGCGGGCGGCAACATCGCCGCCGGCCTGGTTGCCAAGGCCGCGCCCGATGGCTACACCATCCTGCTGGCCATGAGCGGCAACCTGGCGGTCTCGCCGGCGCTCAAGCCGCAGAGCCTGCCGTACAAGGTGCCGGACGACTTTGCCCTGATCGGCCTGATCCTGGAGGCGCCGCACGGCCTGTTCGTGGCCACGCCGTCGCATTTCAAGACGGCGCGCGAAGTGATCGACGCCGCCAAGCAGAAGGAACTGACCTTTGCCTCCACCGGCACCGGCGGCGCCGCCCACATCGGCATGGAGACCATCAAGGAACTGGGCCACCTGAAGCTCCTGCACGTGCCGTACAAGGGCTCCGGCCCCGCCATCACCGACATGCTGGGCGGGCAGATCGACATGTTCTTCGCCACCGCATCGCCGCTGGTGCCGCAGGTGCAGCAGGGCCAGTTGCGCGTGCTGGCCCTGACCGGCCGCCAGCGCAGCCCGATCCTGCCCGACGTGCCGACCTTCAAGGAGCTCGGCATCGACATGACCATGACGCAGTGGTACGGCCTGGCGGCGCCGGCCGGTACGCCGCCCGCGGTGCTCAAGGTGCTGTCCGAGCACCTGTCGCGCGCGCTGGCGGACCCCACGGTGCAGAACACGATCCGCAAGGACGCCGCGATGGAGCGCGACCTGCCGATGGACCAGTTCAAGCAGTACATCCTCGACGACATCGCCAACTACCGCAAAGCCGCCACCCCCGACCTGCTCAAGCAGATCGGCCAATGA